One window of Trichoderma breve strain T069 chromosome 3, whole genome shotgun sequence genomic DNA carries:
- a CDS encoding VRR-NUC domain-containing protein: protein MDAFVKRLSDADAETRDAGRSLGDASSAASRPSKRLKRDNGSDSESEEPSELLVEYRPQEVAAAEAFSDETDQRRSKERVTEFENALPPTETNEEAITEYETLRSSQNNAVEDSSKVKTAPLWIKGRSSIYVDAFNLALDTVLEEESSLFSSKESEIFKQWRSLNYEAQYLYVRLFLRKTAAWHRSSRLGYFNDISDHDSAIATLQESRTLPLEHEEKSPVENQLETPVEEAASLLYLDELKALAKEAKIQGKTKMDMIKALCRVSQQQAGLLSLGISRQNSRDSNASEGIDRPTSTVRKVKRENSNREQHFLAKILAIVGPCIRISPATFTLFERVHLVFYRSTEWTEKSLTTIILAKIARRNFPEYLVCRSSTIFASRSHLLEYEAAIHMEAEVDNVLEFNGPLDEKGSQKILGIFERVYPRWKVLIEEETEKERQVYEMGEGAYLRRFNPAHSYTRIIVKAAFVLGKLKRYAREHELLTELLEQRLFHLSRRGSWYQRKALLEEHYMPSLDPELTTHELEQQKKRWRAIAVSTCETGLQDPDCHLIHHYDLQKRLVKLEKKLRIPKRLQHDFGHVRLADPLELSVEGVQLKKNLPLKPGGQAASTRTMWLDDSDSGGVCTVEEMCLNHFRSQGWKGYHAEGGIIRTLFAYLFYDILFLYIPNVFQTAFQTCPLDLHTDAFFPARTSEINHRLVEIANGEGERLLRGVWEREHERRTSVIGLNWDFPVEDLTELVRCFQGSALAALCKVMAQEYRQRGGGIPDLVLWRMAQNNEADGTDKEPGKARGEAMFVEVKSANDRLSDTQRLWIHVLTGAGVKVALCNAVAKEIREIG from the exons ATGGATGCTTTCGTGAAGCGGCTATCAGATGCAGACGCTGAAACTCGAGATGCTGGACGCTCACTTGGTGATGCATCGTCAGCTGCCTCGAGACCGTCTAAGCGGTTAAAGAGGGACAATGGCTCCGATTCAGAGTCGGAAGAGCCAAGTGAGCTTCTGGTGGAATATAGGCCACAagaagttgctgctgcagaggcATTTTCGGATGAAACAGACCAGCGCCGCAGCAAGGAGCGAGTCACCGAGTTTGAGAATGCTCTGCCGCCCACCGAGACCAATGAAGAAGCAATTACAGAGTACGAGACTCTCAGGTCTTCCCAAAACAACGCTGTCGAAGATAGTTCGAAGGTGAAGACTGCTCCTTTATGGATCAAGGGAAGAAGCTCGATATATGTCGATGCATTCAACCTCGCGCTAGATACagtcttggaagaagaatcgtCCCTGTTCAGTAGCAAAGAGAGCGAGATTTTCAAGCAATGGAGAAGTTTGAACTATGAGGCGCAGTATTT ATACGTCCGACTGTTTCTCCGGAAAACTGCGGCATGGCATCGATCCTCTCGCTTGGGGTATTTCAACGACATCTCGGACCATGATAGCGCCATCGCCACGCTCCAGGAGTCCCGAACTCTGCCTCTGGAACATGAAGAAAAGTCACCCGTAGAAAACCAGCTGGAAACGCCTG TCGAAGAGGCTGCATCGTTACTGTatcttgatgagctcaaaGCTCTAGCTAAAGAAGCCAAGATCCAAGGGAAGACCAAGATGGATATGATCAAAGCCTTGTGCCGGGTGAGCCAGCAGCAGGCTGGGCTGCTGTCTTTGGGCATTAGCAGACAAAACAGCAGAGATTCGAACGCCTCTGAGGGAATAGACCGTCCTACTTCCACAGTGCGCAAAGTGAAAAGGGAGAATTCCAATCGAGAACAACATTTTCTGGCCAAAATCCTTGCCATTGTCGGTCCATGTATTCGAATATCACCTGCTACTTTTACACTATTCGAGAGAGTTCACCTAGTGTTTTACAGATCTACGGAATGGACAGAGAAGTCACTGACGACTATTATTCTGGCAAAGATTGCTAGGCGGAATTTTCCCGAGTACCTTGTGTGTCGCTCTTCCACAATATTTGCATCTCGATCTCACTTACTGGAATACGAGGCGGCCATTCATATGGAAGCGGAGGTTGATAATGTGCTTGAATTCAATGGGCCACTAGATGAAAAAGGTTCGCAGAAAATACTCGGCATTTTCGAAAGGGTATACCCCCGCTGGAAGGTGttgattgaagaagaaactgagAAAGAGCGCCAAGTCTACGAAATGGGAGAGGGTGCCTATCTCAGGAGATTCAATCCTGCCCACTCATATACACGAATAATCGTGAAAGCTGCCTTTGTCCTTGGCAAACTGAAGAGATACGCCAGGGAGCATGAGCTGTTGACTGAGCTTTTAGAACAGCgactctttcatctttctcGAAGGGGCTCCTGGTATCAACGCAAGGCTCTCCTAGAAGAGCATTACATGCCCAGCCTTGATCCGGAGCTCACCACCCATGAGTtggagcagcaaaagaagcggTGGAGGGCCATAGCAGTCTCGACTTGTGAGACAGGCCTTCAAGATCCCGATTGCCATCTCATACACCACTACGACTTACAAAAACGACTGGTCAAATTAGAGAAGAAGCTTCGTATCCCCAAACGTCTTCAGCATGATTTCGGACATGTACGGCTTGCTGATCCCTTGGAGCTATCGGTTGAAGGGGTCCAATTGAAGAAAAATCTACCACTGAAGCCGGGAGGCCAAGCTGCAAGTACGAGAACCATGTGGTTGGACGATTCAGACTCTGGCGGTGTGTGCACCGTGGAAGAGATGTGCTTGAATCACTTCCGGTCACAGGGGTGGAAGGGTTACCATGCTGAGGGAGGCATTATTCGCACCCTGTTTGCTTACTTGTTCTACGACATCCTGTTTCTCTACATTCCCAACGTATTCCAGACGGCCTTTCAAACTTGTCCGCTGGACTTGCACACAGACGCCTTCTTCCCTGCTCGGACCTCGGAGATCAACCATCGACTGGTCGAAATCGCCAATGGAGAGGGTGAAAGGCTGCTTCGTGGGGTCTGGGAACGGGAACATGAGCGACGAACCAGTGTGATAGGTCTCAATTGGGATTTCCCGGTGGAGGACTTGACAGAACTAGTACGCTGCTTCCAAGGTAGCGCTTTAGCCGCTTTATGCAAGGTGATGGCTCAGGAGTACAGACAGAGAGGTGGAGGCATCCCGGACCTTGTTCTCTGGCGGATGGCGCAAAATAATGAAGCAGACGGCACAGACAAGGAGCCAGGAAAGGCAAGAGGAGAGGCCATGTTTGTTGAGGTCAAGAGTGCAAACGACAGGCTGAGCGACACGCAGCGGCTATGGATCCACGTCCTCACTGGCGCTGGGGTCAAAGTCGCTCTTTGCAATGCCGTCGCAAAGGAAATCAGAGAAATTGGCTAG
- a CDS encoding dpy-30 motif domain-containing protein, producing the protein MAEDDHKPAVDVPQVSISNNEASNPPSQQSQGNDVVMADVPTDQASPAPAAFAPSPAPGRTGTPAHGSRAASAHPDSGFTMPSEPPLHGDSTRRYLNSKVTGALLEGMKLLAKEKPEDPLRVLGEYLIQKSRELEGTG; encoded by the exons ATGGCAGAGGACGATCACAAGCCCGCGGTGGATGTTCCGCAGGtgtccatctccaacaatGAAGCTTCAAACCCACCCTCGCAGCAGAGCCAAGGGAACGACGTCGTCATGGCGGATGTGCCAACAGACCAAGCA TCACCGGCACCCGCTGCCTTTGCACCTAGTCCTGCTCCTGGCCGAACAGGAACTCCAGCGCATGGCTCCAGAGCGGCGTCAGCGCACCCAGATTCAGGATTCACAATGCCTTCAGAGCCGCCGTTACATGGCGATTCGACGCGGCGATACTTGAATTCAAAGGTCACGGGTGCTCTGCTGGAGGGaatgaagctgctggccaaAGAAAA ACCAGAAGACCCTTTACGAGTTTTGGGCGAGTATTTGATACAAAAATCAAGGGAGCTGGAAGGGACAGGGTAA
- a CDS encoding ribosomal protein s15 domain-containing protein encodes MGRLHSKGKGISSSAVPYSRAAPSWLKTTPEQVVDQICKLAKKGATPSQIGVVLRDSHGISQVKVVTGNRILRILKSNGLAPDIPEDLYMLIKKAVAVRKHLERNRKDKDSKFRLILIESRIHRLARYYKTVGVLPPTWKYESATASTIVA; translated from the exons ATGGGTAGACTTCacagcaagggcaagggcattTCGTCCTCCGCCGTCCCCTACTCTCGCGCCGCTCCTTCATGGCTGAAGACCACCCCCGAGCAGGTCGTCGACCAGATCTGCAAGCTCGCCAAGAAGGGTGCCACTCCCTCCCAGATTGGTGTTGTCCTGCGTGACTCCCACGGAATCTCCCAGGTCAAGGTTGTCACTG GTAACCGAATTCTGCGAATCCTCAAGTCCAACG GCCTCGCCCCCGATATTCCTGAGGACCTGTACATGCTGATCAAGAAG GCTGTCGCTGTCCGCAAGCACCTTGAGCGCAAccgcaaggacaaggactcCAAGTTCCGCCTCATTCTCATCGAGTCCCGTATCCACCGTCTGGCTCGTTACTACAAGACCGTCGGTGTCCTGCCCCCCACCTGGAAGTACGAGTCCGCTACTGCCAGCACCATTGTCGCTTAA
- a CDS encoding RNA recognition motif domain-containing protein, whose product MNGDSYSSRDGGRRNRDYPSSRGERDDRRDRHRDRGDRDRRRSRSPDHRGGHRRPEGDVDAYSSSRSHRDREREDRYSSARDRRGDREWDRDRGSYRRDARRDDDERPNRRDRDGYDDRRRGGRGDPSPPKKREPTPDLTDVIPILERKRRLTQWDIKPPGYDLVTAEQAKLSGMFPLPGAPRQQPMDPTKLQAFMTQPGGQVTSAGLKASNSRQAKRLLVSNVASGVTEDALISFFNLQLNGLNVIESSDPCVLCQFSQDKAFAVLEFRNASDATVALALDGITMEADDAQNGTANGGNHGLNIRRPKDYVMPALPDEMPYDPEVISNVVPDTVHKLCITNIPPFLSEDQVIELLAAFGKPKAFVLVKDRSTEESRGIAFTEYLEPSTANEPALNSLNGMDVGGKKLKVTKASIGPTQVANFDVGITAISGLASQTSNDIERSSVIQLLNMVTPEELLDNDDYEEICEDVQDECSKFGKVVELKVPRPSGGSRQSTGVGKIYVKFDSEESATKALTALAGRKFADRTVVSTYFPEENFEVGAW is encoded by the exons ATGAACGGCGACAGTTATTCATCTCGAG ATGGGGGGCGAAGAAACCGAGATTATCCT AGCTCGAGGGGCGAAAGAGATGACCGTCGCGACCGACACAGAGATCGTGGAGACAGGgatcgccgccgctctcgatCACCAGACCACCGTGGAGGCCATCGCCGGCCTGAGGGAGACGTCGATGCATACTCTTCAAGTCGCAGCCACCGCGATAGGGAACGCGAGGATAGATACTCATCGGCGCGCGACCGTCGGGGCGACCGTGAGTGGGACCGTGACCGAGGCTCTTACCGCCGAGATGCTCGAcgtgacgatgacgagaggCCCAACCGACGAGACCGAGATGGATACGACGATcgccgaagaggaggacgaggaga CCCGTCGCCTCCGAAGAAACGAGAGCCCACTCCCGATTTGACGGACGTTATCCCCATTCTCGAGCGTAAGCGACGTTTGACGCAGTGGGATATCAAGCCTCCTGGTTACGACCTCGTGACAGCCGAGCAAGCCAAGCTTTCTGGCATGTTTCCTCTTCCAGGTGCCCCTCGTCAACAACCGATGGATCCAACAAAGCTGCAAGCCTTCATGACTCAACCTGGTGGCCAGGTCACCAGCGCGGGGCTCAAGGCGAGCAACTCTCGCCAGGCAAAACGCCTGCTCGTTTCCAATGTTGCAAGCGGTGTTACCGAAGACGCACTGATTTCGTTCTTCAACCTACAACTTAATGGGCTGAATGTCATTGAGAGCTCTGATCCTTGCGTTCTCTGCCAGTTTTCTCAGGACAAGGCATTTGCCGTCCTAGAGTTCAGAAATGCGTCTGACGCAACTGTTGCGCTCGCATTGGATGGCATCACCATGGAGGCCGATGATGCACAGAATGGTACCGCCAATGGTGGCAACCACGGGCTGAATATTCGCCGACCCAAGGACTATGTCATGCCTGCGCTACCAGATGAGATGCCTTACGACCCAGAAGTCATTTCCAACGTGGTGCCTGATACCGTACACAAGCTGTGCATCACCAACATTCCGCCTTTCCTCTCCGAGGATCAAGTCATTGAGCTGCTCGCCGCATTCGGCAAGCCCAAAGCGTTTGTTCTGGTGAAAGATCGCAGTACCGAAGAATCTAGG GGAATCGCATTTACTGAATATCTTGAGCCTTCCACAGCGAATGAGCCTGCCTTGAACAGCCTGAACGGAATGGATGTAGGCGGCAAGAAGCTTAAGGTGACAAAAGCCAGCATTGGACCTACACAGGTCGCCAACTTCGACGTGGGCATCACTGCCATCAGTGGTCTCGCTTCTCAAACCTCCAATGACATTGAGAGAAGCTCTGtcatccagcttctcaacatGGTCACTCCTGAAGAGCTTCTGGACAATGACGATTACGAAG AAATTTGCGAGGACGTTCAGGACGAGTGTTCCAAGTTTGGCAAGGTCGTAGAGCTCAAAGTCCCCAGACCATCTGGCGGCAGCAGACAATCCACCGGTGTGGGCAAGATATACGTCAAGTTCGATTCTGAGGAATCCGCCACCAAGGCTCTTACAGCTCTTGCTGGAAGAAAGTTCGCCGACCGAACTGTAGTGTCAACGTATTTCCCAGAG GAAAACTTCGAAGTAGGCGCTTGGTAA
- a CDS encoding hhH-GPD superfamily base excision DNA repair protein domain-containing protein — MAMKRIVEWRKLPVNLTELSIDTTLRCGQSFRWRKLNDEWTCTLHGRILSLKQDETHLHYKVTWPEHRAESKSSGKDAPSEKDDTEDLLRHYFSLNIDLASLYQQWSKDDPNFRKKAPQFTGVRILNQDAWEALICFICSSNNNISRISQMVHKLCKHYGPLIGHIEGEAMHDFPAPESLTKKTVEAHLRELGFGYRAKYIAETARIIAKEKPSAWLDSLRNPDFPAFNAVAVVDAPQSTYKDAQAALLSLTGVGPKVADCIAQRDYRFGKKGPKTINKVMYDAIGDHFRGIWGKYAGWAHSVLFTADLREFSSRIKEEKVKEEKVKEEKVKEEKVKEEKVEELSQKEDAPVSKKGSPRKRKAAVEVEVESVVLVKEEDTKEGVILEVDTTTKRRRTRARP; from the exons ATGGCAATGAAGCGCATTGTCGAATGGCGCAAACTGCCAGTGAACCTCACGGAACTCTCCATTGACACGACTTTGCGGTGTGGCCAATCATTTAGGTGGCGGAAACTCAATGATGAATG GACATGTACCTTGCATGGGAGGATACTGTCTTTGAAGCAAGATGAAACTCATCTACATTATAAAGTGACTTGGCCAGAACACCGTGCTGAGAGTAAATCATCCGGCAAAGACGCGCCATCAGAGAAGGACGATACAGAAGACCTTCTTCGCCACTATTTCAGCTTAAACATTGATCTGGCTTCCCTGTATCAACAGTGGTCGAAGGATGATCCAAACTTTCGGAAAAAGGCACCGCAGTTTACGGGAGTTCGGATCCTGAATCAAGATGCATGGGAGGCGTTGATATGCTTTatatgcagcagcaacaataaCATATCTCGAATCTCTCAAATG GTCCATAAACTTTGCAAGCATTATGGCCCGTTGATTGGCCACATAGAGGGCGAAGCCATGCACGATTTCCCAGCCCCAGAGTCTCTAACGAAAAAGACAGTTGAGGCCCATTTAAGAGAACTTGGCTTTGGGTATCGCGCCAAGTACATCGCAGAGACGGCTCGCATCATTGCGAAAGAAAAACCCTCGGCATGGCTAGACTCACTACGTAACCCAGATTTCCCTGCATTCAACGCCGTGGCAGTAGTGGATGCGCCGCAATCCACCTACAAAGATGCCCAGGCTGCACTCCTCTCCCTCACTGGCGTAGGCCCAAAGGTGGCCGACTGT ATTGCGCAGAGAGATTATCGCTTTGGAAAAAAGGGCCCCAAAACGATCAACAAGGTCATGTACGATGCGATTGGAGACCATTTCAGAGGCATATGGGGTAAATATGCGGGCTGGGCTCATTCAGTCTTGTTTACAGCCGACCTGCGAGAGTTTTCAAGCCGtatcaaggaggagaaagtcaaggaggagaaagtcaaggaggagaaagtcaaggaggagaaagtcaaggaggaaaaggtcGAGGAATTATCacagaaagaagatgctccAGTCTCAAAGAAGGGGTCtccaaggaagaggaaagctgctgttgaggttgaggtggAAAGTGTAGTACTTGTGAAGGAGGAAGATACAAAAGAGGGAGTCATTCTGGAAGTAGACACGACAACCAAAAGGCGGCGAACAAGAGCCCGGCCATAA
- a CDS encoding splicing factor 3B subunit 1 domain-containing protein: protein MSDADFETIKRLQQERNAAAAASKGSRALAASNQRNDSTKQRLTDSADNDLYDRQEADKFAGYHTSLPMGDDDDEMQDGDNTRRLVGQYTASREMIDEFARGDGVEEDDILAGKGEKSGRITDRETDYQKRRFNRVLTPTRADPFAENRAAGAAENGTSYREIMELRELEREEERVKQAIKAKLDDDSGEDAKPTLADHDKENAEAGSTEAVTSVRKRKKRWDVSSAPAGEEEVKEENGDAVKPKRSRWDQTPSVPGPDAMDAPKKRSRWDQAPSATPMGNQGLATPMHQSQATSMPTTFGTDISGRNMPLSDEELDLLLPGEAEGYKVLDPPPGYEPVRAPTHKIMATPAPQTGFMMQDPDQVRLGGKPMPAEIPGVGDLQFFKPEDMAYFGKLTDGSDENALSVDELKERKIMRLLLKIKNGTPPMRKTALRQITDNARQFGAGALFDQILPLLMEKSLEDQERHLLVKVIDRILYKLDDLVRPYVHKILVVIEPLLIDQDYYARVEGREIISNLSKAAGLATMISTMRPDIDHVDEYVRNTTARAFAVVASALGIPALLPFLRAVCRSKKSWQARHTGVKIVQQIPILMGCAVLPHLKGLVDCIAPNLSDDQTKVRTVTSLAIAALAEASNPYGIESFDDILNPLWTGARKQRGKGLAGFLKAVGYIIPLMDEEYANYYTSQIMEILLREFSSPDEEMKKVVLKVVSQCAGTEGVTAGYLKEHVLDEFFKSFWVRRMALDKRNYKQVVETTVDIGQKVGVSEILERIVNNLKDESEAYRKMTVETVEKVVASLGAADIGERLEERLIDGILHAFQEQSVEDIVMLNGFGSVVNALGTRCKPYLPQIVSTILWRLNNKSATVRQQAADLISRIAMVMKQCGEDALMGKLGIVLYEYLGEEYPEVLGSILGALRSIVTVVGISQMQPPIKDLLPRLTPILRNRHEKVQENTIDLVGRIADRGPESVNAREWMRICFELLDMLKAHKKGIRRAANNTFGFIAKAIGPQDVLATLLNNLRVQERQSRVNTAVAIGIVAETCAPFTVLPALMNEYRVPELNVQNGVLKSLSFLFEYIGEMAKDYVYAVTPLLEDALTDRDQVHRQTAASVVKHIALGVVGLGCEDAMIHLLNLLYPNLFETSPHVIDRIIEAIEAIRVAAGPGLVLNYVWAGLFHPARKVRTPYWRLYNDAYVAAADAMVPYYPNLDDDISDRPELAIIL, encoded by the coding sequence ATGTCTGATGCAGATTTCGAGACGATCAAGAGGCTCCAGCAGGAGCGCAACGCTGCGGCAGCCGCCTCCAAAGGCTCCCGCGCGTTGGCAGCCTCGAATCAACGCAATGACTCGACGAAGCAGCGGCTCACCGACAGCGCAGACAACGACCTGTACGACCGACAGGAAGCCGACAAGTTTGCGGGATACCACACGTCTCTGCCAatgggagatgatgacgatgagatgCAAGATGGAGACAACACGCGTAGACTCGTTGGTCAGTACACGGCATCTCGTGAGATGATTGACGAGTTTGCCCGCGgcgatggcgttgaagaagatgatatTCTGGCTGgcaagggcgagaagagcgGACGCATCACCGACCGTGAGACGGATTATCAGAAGCGACGGTTCAATCGCGTGCTCACGCCGACTCGAGCTGATCCCTTTGCTGAGAACCGAGCAGCTGGTGCTGCAGAGAATGGGACCAGCTATCGAGAAATCATGGAGCTGCGCGAGCTTGAACGCGAGGAGGAGCGTGTGAAGCAAGCCATCAAAGCCAAGTTGGATGATGACAGTGGCGAAGACGCAAAGCCAACACTCGCTGATCATGACAAGGAAAACGCAGAGGCGGGCTCGACGGAGGCCGTCACGTCGGTACGCAAGCGTAAGAAGCGATGGGATGTCTCATCGGCgcctgctggagaagaggaagtaAAGGAGGAGAATGGGGATGCAGTCAAGCCCAAGCGCTCCCGGTGGGATCAGACACCCTCTGTTCCGGGACCAGATGCTATGGACGCCCCCAAGAAACGCTCGCGATGGGATCAAGCGCCATCTGCAACACCCATGGGCAACCAGGGGCTTGCAACTCCCATGCATCAGTCCCAGGCAACCTCGATGCCTACGACCTTTGGAACTGACATCTCTGGACGGAACATGCCACTGAGCGACGAAGAGCTTGACCTGCTCTTGCCAGGCGAAGCCGAGGGTTACAAAGTGCTTGACCCCCCTCCTGGATATGAACCTGTTCGGGCTCCAACTCACAAGATCATGGCCACTCCGGCACCTCAGACTGGCTTCATGATGCAGGACCCTGACCAAGTCAGACTTGGTGGAAAGCCGATGCCAGCTGAGATTCCCGGAGTGGGAGACTTGCAGTTTTTCAAGCCCGAGGACATGGCGTACTTTGGTAAGCTTACAGACGGCTCTGATGAAAACGCCCTCAGCGTggacgagctcaaggagcgAAAGATTATGAGGCTGCTTCTCAAAATCAAGAACGGAACCCCGCCCATGCGAAAGACGGCTCTTCGACAGATTACGGACAATGCCAGGCAGTTCGGCGCCGGTGCCCTTTTTGACCAGATTCTCCCCCTGTTGATGGAAAAGTCGCTGGAAGATCAGGAGCGACATCTGCTCGTCAAGGTCATTGACCGAATTCTCTACAAGCTGGACGACTTGGTCCGCCCTTACGTGCACAAGATCCTTGTCGTTATCGAGCCACTTTTGATTGATCAAGACTACTATGCCAGAGTCGAAGGTCGTGAGATTATTTCCAACCTCAGTAAAGCAGCAGGTCTCGCCACCATGATCAGCACAATGCGGCCGGATATCGACCATGTTGACGAGTATGTCCGTAACACGACCGCCCGAGCatttgctgttgttgccTCTGCCCTCGGAATTCCCGCTCTGCTGCCTTTCCTCAGAGCTGTGTGCCGAAGCAAGAAGTCTTGGCAAGCCAGGCACACTGGAGTCAAGATCGTCCAGCAGATTCCCATCCTCATGGGATGCGCGGTGCTGCCTCACCTTAAGGGTTTGGTAGACTGCATCGCCCCCAACCTGAGCGATGACCAGACCAAAGTTAGAACCGTTACGAGTCTGGCCATTGCCGCCCTTGCTGAGGCTTCCAACCCATATGGTATCGAGAGTTTCGACGATATCCTCAACCCACTGTGGACTGGAGCCCGCAAACAACGAGGAAAGGGACTGGCTGGTTTCCTCAAGGCTGTGGGATACATCATCCCCCTCATGGACGAAGAGTACGCCAATTACTACACTAGTCAAATCATGGAGATTCTGCTACGAGAGTTTTCCTCCCCagacgaggagatgaagaaggtgGTGTTGAAGGTGGTGTCTCAGTGCGCAGGCACAGAAGGAGTGACAGCCGGCTACCTAAAGGAGCACGTCTTGGACGAGTTCTTCAAGAGCTTCTGGGTGCGGCGAATGGCTCTGGACAAGCGAAACTACAAGCAAGTCGTTGAGACCACAGTGGACATTGGCCAAAAGGTTGGCGTGAGTGAGATCCTGGAGAGAATTGTCAACAATCTCAAGGATGAGAGCGAGGCCTACCGAAAGATGACGGTAGAGACGGTTGAAAAGGTGGTGGCCAGTCTCGGTGCCGCAGATATCGGCGAGCGTCTCGAGGAACGCCTGATTGATGGTATCCTTCACGCGTTTCAAGAACAGAGTGTCGAGGACATTGTTATGCTCAACGGCTTTGGTTCAGTGGTCAACGCTCTGGGAACACGCTGCAAGCCCTACCTGCCACAAATTGTCAGCACAATCCTATGGAGACTGAATAACAAGTCCGCCACTGTCCGACAGCAAGCTGCGGATCTCATCTCTCGAATCGCCATGGTCATGAAGCAATGCGGAGAGGATGCTCTCATGGGCAAGCTGGGCATTGtcctgtacgagtacctcgGAGAAGAGTATCCCGAAGTTCTCGGATCGATTCTGGGAGCTCTGCGATCCATTGTCACGGTCGTGGGTATTTCTCAGATGCAGCCTCCTATCAAGGATTTGCTCCCTCGATTGACCCCTATTCTACGTAACCGACACGAAAAGGTGCAGGAGAACACGATTGATCTGGTGGGACGTATTGCCGACCGAGGCCCTGAGAGTGTCAATGCTCGAGAGTGGATGAGAATTtgctttgagcttcttgataTGCTCAAAGCTCACAAGAAGGGAATCCGTCGAGCGGCAAACAACACGTTTGGTTTCATTGCCAAAGCCATCGGTCCCCAGGATGTCTTAGCCACGCTGCTGAACAACCTGAGAGTACAGGAGCGACAGTCTCGTGTCAACACCGCCGTTGCCATTGGTATCGTCGCCGAAACTTGTGCCCCGTTCACTGTCCTGCCGGCCCTGATGAACGAATACCGCGTGCCTGAGCTCAACGTCCAGAACGGTGTGCTCAAGTCCTTGTCCTTCCTGTTTGAATACATTGGCGAAATGGCAAAGGATTATGTCTACGCCGTCACGCCTCTGCTTGAAGACGCCCTCACAGATCGAGATCAAGTGCATCGACAGACGGCCGCGTCGGTAGTCAAGCATATTGCGCTCGGTGTGGTTGGTCTTGGTTGCGAAGACGCCATGATTCACCTGCTCAACCTGCTGTATCCCAACCTCTTCGAGACCAGTCCCCACGTCATTGACCGTATCATCGAAGCCATTGAGGCCATTCGCGTGGCTGCAGGTCCTGGCTTGGTGCTCAACTACGTCTGGGCTGGACTCTTCCACCCAGCGAGAAAAGTGCGAACGCCGTACTGGCGATTGTACAACGATGCCTACGTGGCTGCGGCCGATGCCATGGTGCCATACTATCCCAACTTGGACGACGACATTTCAGACCGACCAGAACTGGCCATTATTCTATGA